One Erythrobacter aureus DNA segment encodes these proteins:
- a CDS encoding Zn-ribbon domain-containing OB-fold protein, whose amino-acid sequence MIESIPLPIVDDPVDRAFWQACDEGRLLVQTCTQCGHRQHPPRAMCPACRSMELGWQECAPTGQLWSYVVPHPPLLPAFAPLAPYIVGLIIPDGFPGIRMVGAIVASAEEGIGSVAPAEIAIGDRMRLTFVRLAEDVALPCWVPDAACALSEREEKP is encoded by the coding sequence ATGATCGAAAGCATACCCCTTCCGATCGTGGACGATCCCGTCGACCGGGCTTTCTGGCAAGCTTGCGACGAAGGCCGGCTGTTGGTCCAGACCTGCACGCAATGCGGGCACCGCCAACACCCGCCCCGAGCGATGTGTCCCGCCTGTCGCTCGATGGAGCTGGGCTGGCAGGAATGCGCGCCGACCGGGCAGTTGTGGTCCTACGTGGTGCCGCACCCGCCGCTGCTCCCCGCCTTCGCCCCGCTCGCCCCCTACATCGTGGGGCTGATCATACCCGATGGGTTCCCGGGGATCAGGATGGTGGGGGCGATCGTCGCCTCCGCGGAAGAAGGCATCGGTTCGGTCGCGCCGGCCGAGATCGCGATCGGCGACCGGATGCGCCTCACATTTGTTCGATTGGCGGAGGATGTCGCTCTGCCCTGCTGGGTCCCGGATGCGGCCTGCGCCCTCTCTGAAAGGGAAGAAAAGCCATGA
- a CDS encoding acyl-CoA dehydrogenase family protein, with the protein MDLGLSDEQRMLQDMVRDLCEDRFPLTALRRLESDDDGLDRDFWHALADQGLCGISIAEAHGGHGLGLLECALVHEQFGYHLAQSPHLASSVLAASFIEAAGDASLSAALLPGIADGSRIVAIASSEAGRGEDLSDQQAVLRRDPKGVRISGTKHFVSFASIADDLIVFGRDEQGGHVVALAVSPGADGITLRRQQTMASEPCFEVQFEDVFVPSERVFADGADPTEAWRAAMSKACVVIAAAATGAARRIHEISTAYAKEREAFGKPIGAFQAIAHYLADAIVEIEGARVLYRNAAWMHDEARPYALEAAIAKLQACNIFRRASALGIQVHGGLGYTTEADPQLFYRRAKQWQILNGSEAWLTEEISRLDASGGHAGV; encoded by the coding sequence ATGGACCTCGGGCTGTCCGACGAACAGAGAATGCTGCAGGATATGGTCCGCGACCTGTGCGAGGACCGGTTCCCGCTGACGGCGCTGCGTCGGCTCGAGTCCGATGACGATGGGCTCGATCGGGATTTCTGGCACGCCCTCGCCGATCAGGGGCTATGTGGTATTTCGATTGCCGAGGCCCATGGCGGCCACGGTCTCGGCCTGCTCGAATGTGCCCTCGTGCACGAGCAGTTCGGCTATCATCTCGCGCAGTCTCCCCATCTCGCCAGCTCGGTCTTGGCTGCATCCTTCATCGAGGCGGCTGGCGACGCTTCCCTGTCGGCGGCACTGTTGCCGGGAATCGCCGATGGCTCGCGCATCGTCGCGATCGCATCGAGCGAGGCGGGGAGGGGCGAAGATCTGAGCGACCAGCAGGCCGTGCTCCGCCGCGATCCGAAGGGCGTGCGGATTTCGGGCACGAAACACTTCGTTTCCTTCGCCAGCATCGCCGACGATCTCATTGTTTTCGGCCGCGATGAACAAGGCGGCCACGTGGTCGCCCTGGCCGTATCCCCCGGGGCCGACGGCATCACTTTGCGCAGGCAGCAGACCATGGCGAGCGAGCCCTGTTTCGAAGTGCAATTCGAAGATGTCTTCGTTCCGTCTGAGCGGGTTTTCGCCGATGGCGCCGATCCGACAGAAGCCTGGCGGGCGGCGATGTCCAAGGCCTGCGTCGTCATCGCCGCGGCTGCAACCGGCGCCGCGCGGCGGATTCACGAAATCAGCACCGCCTATGCCAAGGAACGCGAAGCCTTCGGCAAGCCGATCGGGGCGTTTCAGGCCATCGCCCATTATCTCGCCGATGCAATCGTCGAGATCGAAGGCGCCCGTGTGCTCTATCGCAATGCGGCCTGGATGCATGACGAGGCGCGGCCCTACGCGCTCGAGGCGGCGATCGCGAAACTGCAGGCCTGCAACATTTTCCGGCGGGCATCGGCGCTCGGCATCCAGGTCCATGGCGGGCTTGGCTACACGACCGAAGCGGATCCTCAGCTTTTCTACCGCCGGGCCAAGCAATGGCAGATCCTCAATGGCAGCGAGGCCTGGCTGACGGAGGAAATTTCCCGTCTCGATGCGAGCGGAGGGCATGCGGGTGTTTGA
- a CDS encoding enoyl-CoA hydratase/isomerase family protein, producing the protein MTGKQQVQVDRIGRTGIIRLDRPDVLNAYTPDMGDELVDAFRTLASDSEVCAIVLTGKGRAFCVGADRNFLNGEKGQNGLRLGEEDFIGGFATELLTIAKPTIAAINGKAVGLGCTMLLPLDFRIAADSASFSFPFARLGLMPGMGSTFLLPRIVGDVAAREIIFGSAVLDSGAALRAGLIGEVVADDRLQDAAMRLAATFETADAATLAAIKSTLNGAAVRAMNIAVETELRKARECLAARSAMHKQEPIPT; encoded by the coding sequence ATGACGGGTAAGCAGCAGGTGCAGGTCGACAGGATCGGCAGGACGGGGATTATCCGCCTCGACCGGCCCGATGTGCTCAACGCCTATACGCCCGATATGGGGGACGAGCTGGTCGACGCATTCCGCACCCTGGCGTCCGACAGCGAGGTCTGCGCCATCGTCCTGACCGGCAAGGGCAGGGCCTTTTGTGTCGGCGCCGATCGCAACTTCCTGAACGGCGAGAAGGGGCAGAACGGGCTGCGCCTCGGCGAAGAGGATTTCATCGGCGGGTTCGCGACCGAATTGCTGACGATCGCCAAGCCGACCATCGCGGCGATCAATGGCAAGGCGGTCGGGCTTGGCTGCACCATGCTGCTGCCGCTCGATTTCCGGATCGCCGCGGACAGCGCAAGTTTCTCTTTCCCCTTCGCACGTCTCGGCCTGATGCCGGGAATGGGATCGACTTTCCTGCTGCCCAGGATTGTCGGGGATGTCGCCGCGCGCGAAATCATCTTCGGCAGCGCGGTTCTGGATAGCGGGGCTGCCCTTCGGGCCGGGCTGATCGGCGAAGTGGTCGCGGACGATCGGTTGCAGGATGCGGCCATGCGGCTCGCAGCCACATTCGAAACCGCCGACGCGGCAACGCTGGCGGCGATCAAATCCACTCTCAACGGCGCCGCCGTCCGGGCGATGAACATCGCGGTCGAAACCGAGCTGCGCAAGGCGCGCGAATGCCTTGCCGCGCGATCGGCCATGCACAAGCAGGAACCCATCCCGACATGA
- a CDS encoding thiolase C-terminal domain-containing protein translates to MSDRAALKDRTAIVGIGQTEFGKNLEHTELQLACMAIRNALDDAGIDASDVDALGCFTQETTPEFEIARNLGFGELHFFSQVAHGGGAVCGAIGQVAMAIALGIAKVGVVWRSRKRGDPSKRQWAGVQPRIGDHWKWSRPHGLSRPVDEVAMLMRRYMHDHGATREQLAAVALTQRAYARRNPDALMRDKAMDLDDYLGARMISDPLCLFDNCLESDGAIAIVLTGEDRAADCRHRPVLIHAFSQGMSREHQLMTNYHGADPFVSSSSATARNLWRQSDLAPPDIDVAQIYDAFSPLVLFSLENYGFCGRGEAAQMAASGALGAGGQLPVNTSGGSLSEVYLHGANLVTEAVRQIRGTSPNQVSDARNCFISTCDSTPNGALILRRQ, encoded by the coding sequence GTGAGCGATCGCGCCGCCCTGAAAGACCGGACCGCGATCGTCGGTATCGGGCAGACGGAGTTCGGCAAGAACCTGGAGCACACGGAGCTTCAGTTGGCGTGCATGGCGATCCGTAACGCACTGGACGATGCCGGGATAGACGCGTCAGACGTGGACGCTCTGGGATGCTTCACGCAGGAAACGACTCCGGAGTTCGAGATCGCGCGCAATCTGGGCTTCGGAGAACTGCATTTCTTCAGTCAGGTGGCGCATGGCGGGGGGGCGGTTTGCGGCGCGATCGGACAGGTTGCCATGGCGATCGCGCTCGGCATCGCGAAAGTCGGTGTCGTGTGGCGGTCCCGCAAGCGCGGCGACCCTTCCAAACGGCAATGGGCGGGCGTGCAGCCGAGGATCGGCGATCATTGGAAATGGTCGCGCCCGCACGGCCTGTCGCGTCCGGTGGACGAGGTGGCCATGCTCATGCGGCGCTACATGCACGATCATGGGGCGACACGCGAGCAGCTCGCTGCGGTTGCGCTGACCCAGCGGGCCTATGCCAGGCGCAACCCCGATGCTCTCATGCGCGACAAGGCAATGGATCTGGACGATTATCTCGGTGCCCGGATGATCTCCGATCCGCTGTGCCTGTTCGACAATTGCCTGGAGAGCGACGGGGCCATTGCCATCGTGCTGACGGGGGAGGATCGGGCTGCGGATTGCAGACATCGTCCGGTGCTGATCCATGCCTTTTCGCAGGGGATGAGCCGCGAACACCAGCTGATGACCAATTATCACGGGGCCGATCCGTTCGTCAGTTCCTCGTCGGCGACGGCCCGGAACCTGTGGCGCCAGTCCGATCTGGCACCGCCGGATATCGATGTCGCGCAGATATACGACGCCTTCTCGCCGCTGGTACTGTTCAGCCTCGAAAACTACGGCTTCTGCGGGCGCGGCGAGGCCGCGCAAATGGCGGCGTCCGGCGCGCTAGGAGCGGGGGGGCAGCTTCCGGTCAACACTTCGGGCGGCAGCCTTTCGGAAGTCTATCTGCACGGCGCCAATCTGGTGACCGAGGCCGTACGCCAGATCAGGGGAACCTCGCCGAACCAGGTTTCCGATGCACGAAACTGCTTCATCAGCACCTGCGACAGCACCCCCAATGGTGCCCTCATTCTTCGTCGGCAATAG
- a CDS encoding SDR family NAD(P)-dependent oxidoreductase codes for MSILDGKAAIVTGGGRGIGKGHCLALARCGASVIVNDIDRSVAAETVEAIEASGGKAAASDANIASRGGAEALIGQCVDAFGAVDILVNNAGNLRNRSFLKMSDEEFDSVWQVHVKGTFWCSQTAALAMREAGRGGAIVNTTSGAHFGSFGQTNYAAAKGAIASMTYSWALELARYGIRVNAIGPTGTTRMSDTFAGKPLPFVDPGLNGDLVAFLCSDLAESVSGQIFGSGGERVAHMVQPHYGKTLIREGGWTLEALQDHFLPQLASQFGPLGMLGQPYPFHDGVSAQGQEA; via the coding sequence ATGAGCATTCTCGATGGGAAAGCCGCCATCGTGACCGGTGGCGGACGCGGCATCGGCAAGGGGCATTGCCTGGCTCTGGCGCGCTGCGGTGCCAGTGTGATCGTGAACGATATCGATCGCAGTGTCGCGGCGGAGACTGTGGAGGCCATCGAGGCATCGGGCGGAAAGGCTGCGGCCAGCGATGCCAATATCGCATCGCGCGGGGGCGCCGAGGCCCTGATAGGGCAGTGTGTCGATGCGTTTGGCGCGGTCGATATTCTGGTCAACAATGCCGGAAACCTGCGCAACCGATCCTTCCTCAAAATGAGCGACGAGGAATTCGATTCCGTTTGGCAGGTTCATGTCAAAGGCACCTTCTGGTGCAGCCAGACCGCCGCCCTGGCAATGCGAGAGGCGGGTCGCGGCGGAGCGATCGTCAACACGACATCGGGCGCACATTTCGGCAGCTTCGGCCAGACCAACTATGCGGCCGCCAAGGGCGCCATCGCCTCGATGACCTATAGCTGGGCGCTCGAGCTTGCCCGGTACGGCATCCGCGTGAATGCAATCGGCCCGACGGGCACCACACGCATGTCGGATACGTTCGCGGGCAAACCGTTGCCGTTCGTCGATCCCGGCCTCAACGGCGATCTGGTCGCCTTTCTGTGCAGCGATCTGGCGGAAAGTGTCAGCGGTCAGATCTTCGGATCGGGCGGGGAACGTGTCGCGCATATGGTCCAGCCGCATTATGGCAAGACGCTGATCCGGGAGGGGGGCTGGACTCTCGAGGCGTTGCAGGATCACTTCCTGCCGCAACTTGCCAGCCAGTTCGGGCCTCTCGGCATGCTTGGGCAACCCTATCCCTTCCATGATGGCGTCTCGGCGCAGGGACAAGAGGCGTGA
- a CDS encoding VOC family protein, with amino-acid sequence METALEHRAFDVGFVTRDAEPMQRFYQDVLGLQHVATIPVGPDTLIKLAYGRSILKLYVPAAPPTPSADPERWASQAGIRYITVPVDDARATLERCRNAGAPIYSEIVELPADRRAAIVGDPDGNAIELFEDPASMARKTGETA; translated from the coding sequence ATGGAAACAGCACTGGAACACCGCGCGTTCGATGTCGGTTTTGTAACGCGAGATGCCGAACCCATGCAGCGATTCTATCAGGATGTGCTGGGATTGCAGCACGTTGCGACGATCCCGGTCGGGCCGGATACGCTGATCAAACTCGCCTATGGCCGCAGCATTCTGAAACTCTACGTGCCGGCCGCGCCACCGACACCGAGTGCCGATCCGGAACGATGGGCCTCGCAGGCCGGTATTCGCTACATCACGGTTCCCGTGGACGATGCGCGTGCGACACTCGAGAGATGCCGCAATGCTGGGGCTCCAATCTACTCCGAAATCGTCGAGCTGCCCGCAGATAGAAGGGCGGCCATCGTGGGCGATCCCGACGGGAATGCCATTGAGCTATTCGAGGATCCGGCCAGTATGGCACGGAAAACTGGGGAGACAGCTTGA
- a CDS encoding MaoC family dehydratase yields MTNDTIRYDDLDALAQRVGGEFGAWSPAIEVPQRMIDEFAEMTGDHQWIHVDPARASETPLGTTIAHGFLILALSSVIKNSSDLAIVGHGSALNYGLDNVRFVSPVHSGARIHGRTKVSAVAEEKGGTMLTVSVAIHVVGSEKPAVCFDWKLLYRA; encoded by the coding sequence ATGACGAACGATACGATCCGGTACGACGATCTCGACGCCTTGGCGCAACGTGTGGGGGGCGAGTTCGGGGCGTGGAGCCCTGCCATCGAAGTGCCCCAGCGCATGATCGACGAATTCGCCGAAATGACCGGCGATCACCAGTGGATTCATGTCGATCCCGCACGCGCTTCCGAAACGCCTCTCGGAACCACGATTGCGCATGGCTTCCTGATTCTGGCGCTTTCCAGCGTGATCAAGAACAGTTCCGACCTGGCCATAGTCGGTCATGGCAGCGCTCTGAATTACGGGCTCGACAATGTCCGGTTCGTGTCGCCGGTGCACTCGGGGGCACGGATACACGGCCGAACGAAAGTCTCCGCGGTGGCCGAGGAAAAAGGCGGCACCATGCTGACCGTGAGCGTCGCGATCCATGTGGTCGGTTCCGAAAAACCAGCGGTCTGCTTCGACTGGAAGCTGCTGTACCGGGCATGA
- a CDS encoding indolepyruvate ferredoxin oxidoreductase family protein, which produces MTETSIDLEYRLEDRYTQRSGRVFLSGSQALVRLPLMQRQRDIDAGLNTAGFISGYTGSPLGGYDIALNQVPELLEEHHIHFEPGINEDLGATAVWGSQQVGLFGNARYDGVFGIWYGKGPGVDRSGDALKHGSYSGSAPNGGVLVLAGDDHGAKSSTTAHQSDHAFIHFGMPFLNPSSVQDYLDLGLHGFAMSRHSGCWIGMKCVTDIIESSASVDIDPNRPSITIPDRDGEGLAARWGVPALKAEDRQYNQRIPALLEYVRVNRLNREAIAAPSRTLGIVTSGKAYLDVMQALEDLGLDAARCRELGVSVFKVAMPWPLEPETLCEFAEGHREILVVEEKRPVIEDQIASLFVNRANAPLLTGKIDPDGSPLVPAVGETTPLIAARSIAARLIALTGDDGLRAALDGLEAESAPPALPAATLARMPSFCAGCPHNRSTKVPDGSVAFGGIGCHGMATFLPERNTPTLFQMGGEGAPWIGISPFTGTDHIFQNLGDGTYYHSGLLAIRAAVAAGVNITYKILANDAIAMTGGQEIAGQMRVDTLSRQIHAEGVEAIAIVSDEPDTYSPDADFAPGTTIHHRDEMDAVQRRMRDTPGVTAIIYDQNCATELRRRRKRGLAPDPDSRPFINTRVCEGCGDCSVQSNCIALEPVETRFGRKRRVNQSACNKDFSCTDGYCPSFVVVNGGQPRKRSDGQQDYTRYVDALPVPEAASTASPFSLLVTGIGGAGVVTLGAILGMAAHLEGKGASVLDVTGLAQRNGPVTSHVKVANSPQALKTSRIGRADLVIGSDMVVTASADVLGRMRKRMTKAVVNSRVAPTSDFATNPDLDLGTDEMERAIAQRSADSEFIEAGRLAYALTGNEVAANLMLVGFAAQRGWLPVSLDALDRAIQLNGAAVEMNRASVAWGRLLAHDPTLVAELVAAKNTADPQSVSLDDLIADYARELEAYQDRAYAQRYVDLVAQVRAAESALAGNDGRLATAVARYYYKLLAYKDEYEVARHLSSEAFRDAIAEEFEGEYSIEFLMAPPILQRRDPVTGRYPKRRFGSWILPALKLLSRFKRLRGTPFDPFGYAAHRKMERGLIAQYESDIAMVIKRLDAKRYEAATEIASWPELVRGYDTVKDEHIAALEEMRGSLLASLAGPVATIPSRIAADRKEKVS; this is translated from the coding sequence ATGACCGAAACAAGTATCGATTTGGAGTATCGCCTCGAAGACCGGTACACCCAGCGTTCGGGGCGCGTGTTCCTGTCGGGATCGCAAGCGCTTGTCCGCCTGCCGCTGATGCAGCGCCAGCGCGATATCGACGCAGGGCTCAATACTGCGGGCTTCATATCGGGTTACACCGGGTCGCCGCTCGGTGGATACGACATCGCGCTCAATCAGGTGCCCGAACTGCTCGAAGAGCATCACATCCATTTCGAGCCGGGGATCAACGAGGATCTCGGCGCCACCGCCGTTTGGGGTTCGCAGCAGGTCGGCCTGTTCGGCAATGCGCGATATGACGGTGTTTTCGGCATCTGGTACGGCAAGGGTCCGGGCGTGGACCGTTCGGGCGACGCGCTGAAGCACGGGAGCTATTCGGGTTCCGCACCCAATGGCGGCGTGCTGGTCCTCGCCGGAGACGATCATGGCGCGAAATCGTCCACCACGGCCCATCAGAGCGACCACGCCTTCATCCATTTCGGGATGCCTTTCCTGAACCCGTCGTCGGTGCAGGATTATCTCGATCTCGGCCTGCACGGTTTTGCCATGTCTCGCCATTCGGGCTGCTGGATTGGGATGAAATGCGTTACCGATATCATCGAAAGCAGCGCATCGGTCGATATCGACCCGAACCGGCCATCGATCACGATTCCCGACAGGGATGGCGAGGGACTGGCCGCGCGTTGGGGCGTCCCGGCCCTCAAAGCGGAAGATCGCCAGTACAATCAGCGCATCCCCGCGCTGCTCGAATATGTCAGGGTCAACCGGCTCAATCGAGAGGCGATTGCGGCACCATCCCGCACTTTGGGCATCGTGACCAGCGGCAAGGCCTATCTCGACGTCATGCAGGCGCTCGAGGACCTCGGCCTGGATGCTGCGCGGTGCAGGGAACTGGGTGTCTCGGTGTTCAAGGTGGCGATGCCTTGGCCGCTGGAGCCTGAAACGCTTTGCGAGTTTGCCGAGGGTCATCGCGAAATCCTGGTGGTCGAGGAAAAACGCCCGGTGATCGAGGACCAGATCGCCAGCCTGTTCGTCAACCGCGCAAATGCGCCGCTGCTGACTGGAAAGATAGACCCGGACGGATCGCCGCTGGTCCCGGCGGTGGGCGAGACGACCCCACTCATCGCCGCGCGGTCGATCGCTGCGAGACTCATCGCTTTGACCGGAGATGACGGCCTCCGCGCGGCGCTGGATGGTCTGGAGGCGGAAAGCGCGCCTCCGGCTCTGCCGGCGGCCACACTGGCCCGAATGCCGAGCTTCTGTGCAGGCTGCCCGCACAACCGGTCGACCAAAGTTCCCGATGGCAGCGTGGCCTTCGGCGGCATCGGTTGCCACGGGATGGCCACCTTCCTGCCCGAGCGGAACACGCCGACCCTGTTCCAGATGGGCGGCGAAGGCGCGCCCTGGATCGGCATTTCGCCCTTCACCGGCACCGATCATATCTTCCAGAACCTGGGGGACGGGACCTACTATCACTCGGGCCTGCTCGCCATTCGCGCGGCGGTCGCGGCCGGGGTCAACATCACCTACAAGATCCTCGCCAACGATGCGATCGCCATGACGGGCGGGCAGGAAATAGCGGGCCAGATGCGGGTCGATACGTTGAGCCGACAGATTCACGCGGAAGGTGTCGAGGCAATTGCCATCGTCTCGGACGAGCCCGATACCTATTCGCCCGACGCAGATTTCGCTCCGGGTACGACCATCCACCACCGCGACGAGATGGACGCGGTCCAGCGCCGGATGCGCGATACGCCGGGTGTGACGGCGATCATCTACGATCAGAATTGCGCCACCGAATTGCGGCGTCGGCGCAAGAGGGGGCTGGCGCCCGATCCGGATTCGCGCCCTTTCATCAATACCCGCGTATGCGAAGGCTGCGGCGATTGCTCGGTGCAATCGAATTGCATCGCACTGGAGCCTGTCGAGACGCGGTTCGGGCGCAAGCGGCGCGTCAACCAGTCGGCCTGTAATAAGGATTTTTCCTGCACGGATGGCTATTGCCCCAGCTTCGTCGTCGTGAATGGCGGGCAGCCGCGCAAGCGGTCGGACGGGCAGCAGGACTACACGCGATATGTCGATGCGCTGCCCGTGCCCGAAGCGGCATCCACCGCCTCGCCGTTCAGCCTGCTGGTGACCGGTATCGGTGGGGCCGGCGTGGTCACACTGGGGGCAATCCTCGGCATGGCGGCGCATCTGGAAGGCAAGGGTGCGTCGGTCCTTGATGTGACCGGTCTGGCGCAGCGCAATGGCCCGGTGACGAGCCATGTGAAGGTCGCCAATTCGCCGCAGGCGCTCAAGACAAGCCGGATCGGCCGTGCCGATCTGGTGATCGGCAGCGACATGGTGGTAACGGCATCGGCCGATGTGCTTGGGCGGATGCGCAAGCGGATGACGAAAGCCGTGGTCAACAGCCGGGTGGCGCCCACTTCGGACTTCGCGACCAACCCCGATCTCGATCTCGGCACGGACGAGATGGAGCGGGCTATCGCGCAGCGTTCGGCCGATTCCGAGTTCATCGAAGCCGGCCGGTTGGCCTACGCGCTGACAGGAAACGAAGTGGCGGCCAATCTCATGCTCGTGGGGTTTGCGGCGCAGCGCGGATGGCTGCCGGTTTCGCTCGACGCCCTCGATCGCGCCATCCAACTGAACGGTGCCGCCGTCGAGATGAACCGTGCTTCCGTTGCCTGGGGACGCTTGCTGGCGCATGATCCGACTCTCGTCGCGGAGCTGGTCGCGGCGAAGAATACCGCCGATCCGCAGTCCGTGTCGCTCGACGATCTGATCGCCGACTATGCGCGGGAACTCGAAGCCTATCAGGATCGGGCCTACGCGCAGCGATATGTCGATCTCGTAGCGCAAGTGCGCGCCGCGGAAAGCGCCCTGGCCGGGAACGATGGTCGGCTCGCGACCGCTGTGGCCCGATATTACTATAAGCTGTTGGCCTATAAGGACGAGTATGAAGTCGCCCGCCATCTAAGCAGCGAGGCATTTCGCGACGCGATCGCGGAAGAATTCGAAGGCGAATACTCGATCGAATTCCTCATGGCCCCGCCGATCCTGCAGCGGCGCGATCCGGTTACCGGGCGTTATCCCAAACGCCGGTTCGGTAGCTGGATATTGCCCGCGCTGAAGCTGCTATCCCGCTTCAAGCGGCTGCGCGGCACGCCTTTCGATCCGTTTGGCTATGCGGCCCATCGCAAAATGGAACGGGGGCTCATCGCGCAATATGAAAGCGACATCGCCATGGTGATCAAGCGGTTGGACGCCAAGCGATACGAAGCTGCGACCGAGATCGCGAGCTGGCCGGAACTCGTGCGCGGATACGACACGGTGAAGGACGAGCATATCGCGGCGCTCGAGGAAATGCGGGGCAGCCTGCTGGCAAGCCTGGCCGGCCCCGTGGCCACAATACCATCGCGCATCGCCGCTGACAGGAAGGAAAAAGTGTCATGA
- a CDS encoding VOC family protein yields the protein MNIKSLGYVGIGTANPGAWRDFAVEVLGMMPARAVPGEGWGEPGQPRPDTGRPEGVAEDGSVYLKMDERQWRVAVHKSEEDGKLLYFGLELDGHLELAAAVAELRAEGIEVREGTPADALARAVTGIAYCADPSGNQLELYYGPTTDYNFASPVPDLKFVAGALGVGHFNLFVDDQEKCFDFYTRVLGFKLSDYIRFGPDAALQFLRCNARHHSIAMVDMGAGNVLQHMLVEMTDIDDVGKTLDRAKRYGLDVVSTLGRHRNDGMLSFYMRAPGGFDVEVGCGGKLLDESWSPNEFCEGDVWGHDGLVEAVVEASETARARMQAAAS from the coding sequence ATGAATATCAAATCGCTCGGATATGTGGGTATCGGCACGGCGAATCCCGGTGCCTGGCGGGATTTCGCGGTCGAGGTGCTTGGCATGATGCCTGCCCGCGCCGTGCCTGGCGAAGGCTGGGGCGAACCGGGCCAACCGCGCCCCGACACAGGGCGTCCCGAAGGGGTTGCCGAGGATGGATCGGTCTATCTCAAGATGGACGAACGCCAATGGCGCGTGGCGGTCCACAAAAGCGAGGAAGACGGCAAGCTGCTCTATTTCGGGCTCGAACTGGACGGGCATCTTGAGCTGGCGGCTGCGGTGGCGGAATTGCGCGCCGAAGGTATCGAGGTGCGCGAAGGGACGCCTGCGGATGCCCTGGCGCGGGCCGTGACGGGGATTGCCTATTGCGCCGATCCGTCCGGGAACCAGCTCGAACTCTATTACGGCCCGACGACCGACTACAATTTCGCCTCGCCCGTTCCCGACCTGAAATTCGTCGCCGGGGCGCTTGGGGTCGGCCACTTCAATCTCTTCGTCGACGATCAGGAAAAGTGCTTCGATTTCTATACGCGTGTGCTCGGCTTCAAGCTGTCCGATTACATCCGCTTCGGTCCCGATGCAGCGCTGCAGTTCCTGCGCTGCAATGCCCGCCATCACAGCATCGCCATGGTGGATATGGGGGCGGGCAACGTGCTGCAGCACATGCTCGTCGAAATGACCGATATCGACGATGTCGGAAAGACGCTGGACCGCGCGAAGCGATATGGCCTCGATGTGGTCAGCACGCTCGGGCGGCACCGGAACGATGGCATGCTGTCGTTCTATATGCGCGCGCCGGGCGGGTTCGATGTCGAGGTCGGCTGCGGGGGCAAGTTGCTCGATGAAAGCTGGTCGCCGAACGAATTCTGCGAAGGTGACGTGTGGGGGCATGACGGACTTGTCGAAGCCGTGGTGGAGGCGAGCGAAACGGCGCGGGCACGGATGCAAGCGGCCGCGTCATGA
- a CDS encoding enoyl-CoA hydratase/isomerase family protein — protein sequence MFETLDYSVRDGVAELRLQRPERRNAVNHRMHVELPQAWSAIRRDPQVVVAIVTGAGSKAFCTGADLADLPPVEESDGHGAMAWTGLRNNVWKPVICAINGQVVGGGLHFVADADIVIASDEATFCDSHVSSGLVAGLEPVALARKIPLEAVLRLALVGRGYTMSAARACELGLVGEVVPASQLMERARELAALIAANSPSAMARTKRAIWRSLELPLSQSLDAAWRDIETHNRGPDFQEGIDAFLERRPPEWAAYDPEARDDG from the coding sequence GTGTTTGAGACACTCGATTATTCGGTCCGCGACGGCGTCGCCGAGTTGCGCCTTCAGCGCCCCGAACGGCGCAATGCGGTCAACCACCGGATGCATGTGGAATTGCCGCAAGCCTGGTCCGCAATCCGGCGTGACCCGCAGGTTGTCGTGGCGATTGTGACCGGGGCGGGGAGCAAGGCCTTCTGCACCGGCGCCGATCTTGCCGACCTTCCGCCTGTCGAGGAGAGCGACGGGCACGGCGCGATGGCCTGGACCGGGCTGCGCAACAATGTCTGGAAACCGGTGATCTGCGCGATCAACGGGCAGGTGGTCGGAGGCGGGCTGCATTTCGTAGCCGATGCCGACATTGTCATCGCCAGCGATGAGGCGACATTCTGCGATAGCCACGTCAGCAGCGGGCTGGTCGCCGGATTGGAGCCGGTGGCACTGGCCCGCAAGATTCCGCTCGAAGCGGTCTTGCGGCTGGCGCTGGTCGGGCGCGGCTATACCATGTCCGCCGCGCGCGCATGCGAGCTGGGCCTGGTCGGCGAAGTCGTCCCCGCATCTCAGTTGATGGAACGAGCGCGCGAACTCGCGGCCCTCATCGCAGCCAATTCCCCATCCGCGATGGCGAGGACCAAGCGGGCGATCTGGAGGTCGCTGGAACTGCCGCTGTCGCAATCCCTGGATGCTGCTTGGCGCGATATCGAAACGCACAATCGCGGACCCGATTTTCAGGAGGGGATCGACGCCTTTCTGGAGCGTCGCCCGCCCGAATGGGCCGCTTACGATCCCGAGGCGCGCGATGACGGGTAA